From the Nocardiopsis changdeensis genome, one window contains:
- a CDS encoding hemolysin family protein: MRPSVWPDVAALTTGDPVEWITSFAVALALTAVAGFLVAAEVAVTRVASVGLPEGTGRGWEKVAADPTRHLNVLLFLRVVCEVCAVIAAAVGMVFLLGLGWPALVLTAVAMVVVESVLIAVTPRILGRQFSGQLARASVAIVYPVQVVVGPLAQLLVGAGRALTPRGKGDREGPFSTEVELRQLVDLAEQGEVIDPEERQMIHSVFKLDDTSVREVMVPRPDIVFTSREADADAVLTLALASGYSRIPVTGEDEDDVVGIVYLKDLVDRLRDRWAAAAGNPGGEVPLTAGDVMRPATYVPDTKPIDELLREMQKQRNHVAVAIDEYGGTAGLVTLEDIVEEIVGEITDEYDHEIPPVQWLDEDRVRVTARLPLGELAELFPDEDLDVDDVETVGGLVAFVLGRVPAGGAQAQYAGLRLTLEGKSSRRNRMTTVLVERLPGEQGEDERDGNKNTRSTEQ, from the coding sequence ATGAGACCGTCGGTGTGGCCCGATGTCGCCGCCCTGACCACCGGCGACCCCGTCGAATGGATCACGTCGTTCGCCGTCGCCCTGGCGCTCACCGCCGTGGCCGGGTTCCTGGTGGCCGCCGAGGTCGCCGTCACCCGGGTGGCGTCCGTGGGCCTGCCCGAGGGCACCGGCCGGGGCTGGGAGAAGGTGGCCGCCGACCCCACCCGCCACCTGAACGTGCTGCTGTTCCTGCGCGTGGTCTGCGAGGTGTGCGCGGTCATCGCCGCCGCGGTCGGCATGGTCTTCCTGCTGGGACTGGGCTGGCCCGCGCTGGTCCTGACGGCGGTGGCGATGGTCGTGGTGGAGTCGGTGCTGATCGCCGTCACCCCGCGCATCCTGGGCCGCCAGTTCTCCGGGCAGCTGGCCCGCGCCTCCGTGGCGATCGTGTACCCGGTCCAGGTCGTGGTGGGCCCGCTGGCGCAGTTGCTGGTGGGCGCCGGGCGGGCGCTCACCCCGCGCGGCAAGGGCGACCGGGAGGGGCCGTTCAGCACCGAGGTGGAGCTGCGCCAGCTGGTGGACCTGGCCGAGCAGGGGGAGGTCATCGACCCCGAGGAGCGCCAGATGATCCATTCGGTGTTCAAGCTCGACGACACGTCGGTGCGCGAGGTCATGGTGCCCCGCCCCGACATCGTGTTCACCTCGCGGGAGGCCGACGCCGACGCCGTGCTCACCCTGGCGCTGGCCAGCGGGTACTCGCGCATCCCCGTCACCGGGGAGGACGAGGACGACGTGGTCGGCATCGTCTACCTCAAGGACCTGGTGGACCGGCTGCGCGACCGCTGGGCTGCGGCGGCGGGCAACCCCGGCGGGGAGGTGCCGCTGACCGCGGGCGACGTCATGCGCCCGGCCACCTACGTGCCCGACACCAAGCCCATCGACGAGCTGCTGCGCGAGATGCAGAAGCAGCGCAACCACGTCGCGGTGGCCATCGACGAGTACGGCGGCACCGCCGGGCTGGTCACGCTGGAGGACATCGTGGAGGAGATCGTCGGCGAGATCACCGACGAGTACGACCACGAGATCCCCCCGGTGCAGTGGCTGGACGAGGACCGGGTCCGGGTGACGGCGCGGCTGCCGCTGGGCGAGCTGGCCGAGCTGTTCCCGGACGAGGACCTGGACGTCGACGACGTCGAGACGGTCGGCGGCCTGGTGGCGTTCGTGCTGGGGCGGGTCCCGGCGGGCGGGGCCCAGGCGCAATACGCTGGGCTCAGGCTCACCCTGGAGGGGAAGAGCAGCCGCCGCAACCGGATGACGACCGTCCTCGTGGAACGCCTTCCCGGAGAACAGGGTGAGGACGAGCGGGACGGGAACAAGAACACAAGGAGCACGGAACAGTGA
- the ybeY gene encoding rRNA maturation RNase YbeY has translation MSIDVANESGVTTVDEERLSRLARYVLDAMRVHPLAELSVVLVDEGPMADLHVRWMDEPGPTDVLSFPMDELRPGGPGRTSEPGVLGDVIICPQVAERQAEKAGHSTEAEIDLLCTHGILHLLGYDHAEPDEHKEMFGLQGEILASWRESEAQRAAEGNETA, from the coding sequence ATGAGTATCGACGTCGCCAACGAGTCCGGCGTCACCACCGTGGACGAGGAGCGGCTCTCCCGGCTCGCCCGGTACGTCCTGGACGCCATGCGGGTGCACCCGCTGGCCGAGCTGTCCGTGGTCCTGGTCGACGAGGGCCCGATGGCCGACCTGCACGTGCGCTGGATGGACGAGCCCGGACCGACGGACGTGCTGTCGTTCCCCATGGACGAACTGCGCCCCGGCGGCCCCGGCCGCACCAGCGAGCCCGGCGTCCTCGGTGACGTGATCATCTGCCCGCAGGTGGCCGAGCGCCAGGCCGAGAAGGCCGGGCACAGCACCGAGGCGGAGATCGACCTGCTGTGCACGCACGGCATCCTGCACCTGCTGGGCTACGACCACGCCGAGCCGGACGAGCACAAGGAGATGTTCGGCCTCCAGGGTGAGATCCTCGCCTCCTGGCGGGAGAGCGAGGCCCAGCGGGCCGCGGAGGGGAACGAGACCGCCTGA